CACGAATGACTTCACGGACCCAGCCTTCCTGTTCGAGTTCTGCTGTGATCTCCGTATTGAGAGCTACTGTCAGACCATAGCCGGATGCCGAGGCAAAACCGGATTTGGCTTGTTTCTCCACCAGCAGTTCTTCACCCGTCACTTGCAGCTCTTCGCCTTCAGGTGAAACGACATTCAGAAGATTTTCTGTCACCACTTTACGCGTCTCATCTGCTGACATTCCCTTGAAGAAGTTCTGCAGGAAGCCTACGTTTTTACCGTATTTTTTACCCGCCACTTTCAGGTTCAATTTCAAAGTGAAATCAACGAAATCCGCATCATCATGCTCGGTACGAATCGTTTTGACATTGATCTCATCCTTGATGATCTCTTCATAACTTGCCAGATCGAAGCCTTTATCCAGGGAAACGATCAGTTCAGACAACGGTTGACGTGTCTTGATACCTGTTTCGTTACGGACGTTACGGGCAAGTTCAACGATTCGGCGTGCTGTCTCCATATCCTGCTCCAGATCCAAGTCAATCAACGTTTCATTGGCAACCGGATAATCATCCATATGCACACTCTCACCAGTAGTCAGGTTCAGATAGATATCTTCTGCAAGCATTGGTGTGAATGGAGCCACCAGCTTGGCTGTAGTCACCAGCACTTCGGTAAGGGTACGGTAAGCGTCCAGTTTGTCTTCTGTCAATCCGCTGCCCCAGAAACGGTCACGGGAACGACGAATGTACCAGTTACTGAGTTCATCTACAAACGCTTCAATGGCTTTGGAAGAGTTCAGATAGTCATTAACAGCCAGCGCTTTTTCTACAACGAGAATCAGGCTGTTCAGTCTTGACAAAATCCAGCGGTCCAGGTTGTGTGATGACAATTTAAACGGATGCTCCTGTGGATCAAATCCATCAATTGTAGCATACAGCGTCAGGAATGCATGGGTGTTGACCAGCGTATCCACCATTTTGGATTTCGCTTCGCCCACGATGCCTTTGGAGAAACGTTTGCTGTTCCACGGTGCGCTGTCAGACAGCAAAGCCCAGCGGAATGCATCTGTACCGTATTCTTCGATAACTTCCCAAGGATCGATAACGTTGCCTTTTGATTTGGACATCTTTTGTCCGTTCTCATCGAGAACGTGGCCTGTTGCCATAACTGCTTTGTAAGGTGCTTTGCCTGTCAAAAGTGTAGATACGGCCAGCAAGCTGTAGAACCAACCGCGTGTCTGATCAATTCCTTCACAGATCATGTCTGCCGGATATTGCTGTTCGAATATTTCTTTATTTTCAAATGGATAGTGCTGCTGGGCAAACGGCATGGAGCCGCTGTCGAACCAGACATCGATCACTTCCGGTGTACGTTTCATTTCATATTTGCCACAAGAGCTCATGACTTTGACGTCATCTACATACGGCTTATGCAGCTCCAGATTCTCAGGCACGTCGCCAATGGCACGAGCACGCAGTTCAGCGATGCTATGCGGAGCGAATTGTTCACCTGTCTCTTCGCACACCCAGATGTTCAGTGGCGTTCCCCAGTAACGGTCACGGCTGATATTCCAGTCTACGAGATCTTCAAGGAACTTCCCGAAACGCCCGTCACGAACGTGGCCTGGGTACCAGTCTACTTCACTGTTATTGGCGATCAACTGATCCTTGATTGCTGTAGTTTGGATAAACCAGCTGTCCATTGCATAGTACAGAAGTGGTGTATCACAACGCCAACAGAACGGATAGCTATGCTCATATTTTTCTTTGCTGAACAAACGTCCTTTTTCAGACAAGTATCTTACGATATCAATATCGCAATCCTTAACAAAACGTCCGGCAAAATCAGTTACCTGTGGCACAAACTTACCTTCCAGGTCCACCATGTTCACAAAGCTGATGCCATGCTCACGACATACACGATAGTCATCTTCACCATGTGCTGGTGCCATGTGTACAATCCCTGTACCACTTGCATCGGTTACAAAACCTGCACCCAGGATGATATTTGCTTTCTCAGCCTGTACGTAGTTAAACGGAGGATCATACGTTTTGCCAACCAGGTCAGAACCTTTCAGGGCACCGATGATTTCATACTCCCCTTTGGCATCCTTCATGACTTTCTCAACAAGATTAGTCGCCATGATGTACACTTCGTTGTCCTGACGAACACGGGAGTAGTCCATATCCGGGTTCACGGCAAGCGCAACGTGTGAAGGCAATGTCCAAGGGGTCGTTGTCCAGGCAAGCACGAATTCGCCGCTGTCATTCAGCTTGAATTTGGCTGTAGCACTGAGGTCTTTCACGTCTTTATACCCTTGCGCTACCTCATGGGAGCTAAGTGTAGTCTGACAAGACGGACAGTAAGGACTCACGCGGTGACCGCGATACAGCAGACCTTTTTCATGAATCGTCGCCAGAATGTTCCACACACTTTCGATGTAATTGTTGTCGAGTGTGATATACGGATTATTCATGTCGGTCCAGTAGCCGATACCTTCGGTCAGATCGCGCCATTGTTGTTCGTATTCGAACACGCTCGCTTTACATTCGTTAATGAATTTCTCCACACCATAATCTTCGATTTCCCACTTATGGGAGATGCCCAGCTTTTTCTGAACACCCAGTTCTACAGGCAGACCATGTGTATCCCAGCCTGCTTTACGAACGACGCGGTAACCCTTCATCGTGTTATAACGTCCCACAAAATCCTTGATTACCCGTCCCAATACGTGACCGATATGCGGTTTACCGTTGGCTGTAGGCGGCCCCTCGTAAAATACGAAGTTCGGCTTACCTTCGCGGTTTTCGATGGATCTTTTGAATGTATTCTCGGTTTTCCATTTGTTTAACACACGTAGTTCTCTGGCACGTGCTTTCTCTTTGACGTCAACTCGTTGCATGATAATCTTCCTTTCAAGTATGGATTGTGGACCGTCCACAAAAAGCGTTTCAATCCCCCTAAATCCCCCTTACCAAGGGGGACCCCATAGGCGCTCCGCCCTCTGGACACCCGGAAAGGGTCGTCATTGGCGGGAGCTACGGCGGCGTTGGCGAGGGTGTGTATGTTGGAGTCGGCCCTCATGCGGCTGTCCCCTTCGGGAACGCCGCAGGGCCTTACCGCGAGAAGGGAGTTGCCGGACGCTTCGCTCCTCCGGCAGGCTGGCTCTCTCCTTGAGGCACCTTCGGGCCTCATGGGCGTTCGCCTTAGCGAACCCCAGTGCCGGACGCTTCGCTCCTCCGGCGGGCTGGCTCTCTCCTTGAGGCACCTTCGGGCCTCATGGGCGTTCGCCTTGGCGAACCCTAGTGCCGGACGCTTCGCTCCTCCGGCGGGCTGGCTCTCTCCTTGAGGCACCTTCGGGCCTCATGGGCGTTCGCCTTAGCGAACCCCAGTGCCGGACACTTCGCTCCTCCGGCGGTTGGCTCTCTCCCTGAGGCACCTTCGGGCCTCATGTACGTTCGCTACTTTTTTTGGACACAAAAAAACCTCATCCCTGGAAAGGGACGAGGTTGTGCTCGCGTTACCACCCTAATTCTGTTCATCACAAACCACATCCAATATAAATTGGGTATGCTCTGTCATCAACAGCGCTTATGCCCCGCTTAACTACAGCAGGGTGCCGATATAACGTTCGGCTCACGGTTTCGCTTACACACGGCCAATCCTTCACCGCTTCAGCGTCACTTCTCCGGGGAGATATTCGGCTATAACTCATCCATTGGCTTGCACCAGACGCCAACTCTCTGAGGGATGAGATCATAACGTACTGAACCCGTCATGGAATCACTATTCATTATGAATATAGTTATAGCCTCTTTACAGGCAAAAGTCAACCAGGCGGATAGACTAATAAATTTCCTTCATTTCCCGCTCACGGTCACGGACTTCCTGCTCCCGGCTCTCCAGCGCTTCCCAACCATCCTGAGTCAACAATTCAAGCTGTGCTTCCACAAGTGTACGGAAACGAGCACGATAGATGGACGCCTGCTTTTTGAGCTCTTCGACTTCCAAAGCAATTTTGCGTGATTTAGACAAAGATTCGTTTACGATCCGGTCCGCATTTTTCTCGGCTTCCTTCACGATCAACTGTGCTTCTTTTTTCGCATTGTTCTTCACATCATCCGCAGCTTCCTGCGCAATGATGATCGTTTTGCTCAGCGTCTCTTCAATCGTTGCAAAATGATCAAGCTTCTCCTGAACGGACAGCAACTGATTGCTCAGCTCTTTGTTTTCGCGAATGACGCCTTCGTAATCTTTGATGACTTGATCCAGGAATTCATTGACCTCATCCTCGTCATACCCGCGCAAACGTCGGGAAAATTCCTTGTTGTGTATGTCCAGCGGCGTTAATGGCATGCTGTCCACCTCCTGTAAAAGTTCCTTCCCGGACTGAGAAGGTTTGCAGCATATGGGTTCCACCCAAGGGGCCGTATATGTGATGCCTAATCCTGGCACTAACACGGAATGCAGGATCAGACTCTGATCCTTTGGCGGTCATATCAACCTTTGCACTTTAATGTATATCGGAAACACCGAATGTTTTTTGCACCTTTACCTTAAACATTTCGACAAGAAAGCGGGTTTTCCTGCAACACTCTTAGGCAAATTTGCCGATTTTTACGCGGCAGCGTCCCTTTTTGGTCAACCCATCCTGTTCCATCACCTTGAATCGACCAAATCCTTGAATGGATACCACATCTCCCGCCTTCAGCGCTTTGGACGGATCTTCCTCCACTTTCCAATTCACACGACAGCGGCCGGCCTTGATCGGAACCAGAACTTTACTGCGACTAAGCCGATACACATCTGCACAGATGCCATCCAAACGCAGGGAAGCTACGGTAATGTCCATCGTCTCCAGTTTGCTCTCGGACCATTTCAGCTGATCCAGTGCCAACAACTCCGTAAACACATGTACTCGATGCACCTGATTCAGTTGAAGCGATAAAAAAGCGCCGGTTTCCGACGCCACCACAGTATGGCACCCGTCCTCCAGCACTTGAATATCACCGATCTTGCCACGTTTCATGCCAAGCCCGAGCAGGGCACCCATATAGTCCCCATGCTCCAGCTCTTTGATTTTCTGATCGTCAGACGTAATGCTCATCACCTGCATACCCATATCTTCATCGTCCAGATATCGATAATCCGGTGCAATCAGCGCACGCTTACGTTCAGCTGTTTCATAACCACCATCCAGACGAATCTGTACATCATCTCGACGGTTCACAAGCGTTTGTAAAATAAAGGCCTGTCTGGGATCAAGAAAGTCAGTTAGCTTCATGTCATGATACTTACCTGCACGTTCAACCCAGTCTGAAGCTTTATCCACAAAATCCCGCTCTTCATGACTAAAATGCTCGTAAATTTCACCGCTCATCTATGTTCACCCTACCTTAATATACAAAGTATCGGAGGATGGAGATCAGCCCATTAAGCGCGAGTTGAAGAACGATCAACGCCACAATCGGTGAAATATCCAACACACCGAACAAAGGCGGAATAAATCGGCGGAAAGGTCTTAAATATGGTTCTACAAACTTACCTAGCCATTCACCGATGAAGCTCTCCCGTGCGTTGGGAAGCCATGACATCAATATGTAAACAATGACCATGTAAAAGTAAATCTGGTATAACGTGTACAACACGCTTTCAATCTGATACAAAAGTGGCTCACCTCATTCTGTTATAATCTTGCTCGCTGTCAGCCAGTATTTCCGTAATTGATCCTTGAATTTCAACCGTATCTGGCGTACAGAGAAAAATGTTGCCGCCAATTTTTGAAATACCGCCTCCCAGTGCATACACTGTGCCACTCAAGAAATCAATGACGCGAAGTGCTTGATCCTGACGCACCCGCTGCAGGTTAACTACAACTGTACGATGGGAGCGCAGATGGTCAGCAATCTCTTGTGCTTCGTCATAAGAACGCGGTTCATAAAGGACGACTTTAACATTTTTCTGGGAATGAATGCTCACCACATTATTACCCCTTTGGTTTCTACGTTTGTCTAGACTTGAGGTTTCAGCTTCCTGCTGATCAGGATCATGTTCCTCTTGTGCCGCCATACGCTCACGTTCCACAATCTCTTCCTCTTCCTGAAGCCCGAGGAAATTCATAAACTTATTCATTACGCCCATTGCGAACCCTCCTCTTTTCCTACGAGAATCGATCCAAGCCGAACCCAGGTTGCCCCTTCTTCAATCGCCACTTCAAAATCATTGGACATGCCCATCGACAACTCGGTCAATGGCTCCGCTGTCAAAGCTTGTCCATTCAAATGGTTTCTAAGCTCACGCAGTCCGCGAAATACGGGACGTGTTAGCTCCGGATCTTCCTCATGGGGTGCCATGGTCATCAGGCCGATGACCTTCAGGTTGTTGAACGAACTGATTTCACGCAAAAAGGAACTCGCCTGTTCAGGCTGCAAGCCATACTTGCTTTCTTCACCCGAAATATTAACCTGCAATAGTGTTTCCACCTGGATGCCAAGAGACGCCGCCTTTTTATCCAACTCCTTGGCCAGGGACAAACGATCCAGTGAATGTATGTAACGGAATTTACCGATGACGTCCTTCACCTTATTCGTCTGTAAATGACCGATAAAATGCCAGGTTCCCTGCTGACCGAATGCTTCCCATTTTGCTTGTGCATCCTGCCAGCGGTTTTCGCCAATATGCTCAAGACCGTGGTCCAGCACAGCTCCCGTTGTTTCAAGTGAGACGTATTTCGTGACAGCAATCACATTCACATCTTCACGTTGACGGCCACTGCGCTGACACGCGGCTTCGATCTTCTGATTTACCAGTTGTATACGCTCCTCCAATGACACAGAGGGTCACCTCTCTTCCAGCCCAATCCAGCTCGCCATTCTCCCGGTAATGCCATTTTCTTTACGATACGAGAAAAATAGCTCGGGATTGCAGCTTGTACACCAAGTTGTACATTCGATATGATCCGGCAATATTCCTGCTTTCATCATAATGTGTCGATTGCATTCTTTCAAGTTTAACATCGTTTTGCCATTTGTGGCAGGCCGATATACTTGATTAGATGCAGAGTTCTTGTATTCATCATTACCCGAGGAGTGGTCCAACCAAACCCGTACATGCTGCATAACCGCTTCATCCACTTCATAACAGCAATCCCCAATGGAGGGACCTATTGCAGCATGGATATCCTGTCTGCGACTTCCGTATTCCTGCTCCATCTTTTCGACCATCGATTCGGCTATACCGGCAACAGTACCTTTCCATCCGGCATGAGCAAGCCCCACCGCTTGTTGTACGGGGTCATAGAAATAAAGGGGTACACAATCTGCATAAAAGGAAGTCAGCAGCACACCAGGCACATTGGTGACCAAACCATCCGTATCCTGTAATGCAGACTGTCGATCCAGCAAACCTTTACCCCGCTCTTCAGCCGTGATTACAGCGACATGTTTACCATGTACCTGTTCTCCACAAGTCCAGGATTCCAAAGGGAAACCCAGCTTTTCAGCCACAAGTTTGCGATTACTCAGCACGTTAGCCGGATCATCACCCACATGATAGGCACAGTTTAGACTGGCATAAGGTGTGCTTCCAACACCACCCTGCCTTGTCGTAAAACCGGCTTTCATATGCTTAAACTGCAATTTCCACGGCTCCACATATAATAACAACGGGTCAGGACCCCAATTTGAGTTCTGGCTTCCCGACCGTATTTCCTTATCCAAAATAAACGGTTCCATCTTCTCACCTCACAACTTCCAGTGTACCAAATGAACCCCGTTCTGTCTCGGTTATATCGTTCGACGCTGGTTCCGATTCAAGCGTTCAATACGTTCCACCCGGTCCACCCGGCCGTTCTGCTCGTCATACAAGCGGGCTTCACGGTCACGCTCATCGTAGTTATTTTCCTTCATTTCATCCATTTTAACCAAAATCACATCCGAACCGATCTTCACAATGTTCCTCCAAGGGATGATTAGATCCGTTCCCCCGCCGAATAGCCCCATAAAACGGCTGTAACCTGGCACAACAATTGCTTCAATTCGTCCCTGCTTCAGATCCAGCTCCAAATCGCTAATCTGACCCAGACGTTTGCCATCCGTAATGTTAATAACATCTTTGGTTTGAAAATCCGAAATTTTCATCCCGCTACCGACCGGTTCACCTGTGTTCACTTTCATTTGGTCCCGCCCCCCGATTAATCCGCTTCTGCCCGTTCTCCACTTCTATACAATATATGT
This window of the Paenibacillus marchantiae genome carries:
- the ileS gene encoding isoleucine--tRNA ligase produces the protein MQRVDVKEKARARELRVLNKWKTENTFKRSIENREGKPNFVFYEGPPTANGKPHIGHVLGRVIKDFVGRYNTMKGYRVVRKAGWDTHGLPVELGVQKKLGISHKWEIEDYGVEKFINECKASVFEYEQQWRDLTEGIGYWTDMNNPYITLDNNYIESVWNILATIHEKGLLYRGHRVSPYCPSCQTTLSSHEVAQGYKDVKDLSATAKFKLNDSGEFVLAWTTTPWTLPSHVALAVNPDMDYSRVRQDNEVYIMATNLVEKVMKDAKGEYEIIGALKGSDLVGKTYDPPFNYVQAEKANIILGAGFVTDASGTGIVHMAPAHGEDDYRVCREHGISFVNMVDLEGKFVPQVTDFAGRFVKDCDIDIVRYLSEKGRLFSKEKYEHSYPFCWRCDTPLLYYAMDSWFIQTTAIKDQLIANNSEVDWYPGHVRDGRFGKFLEDLVDWNISRDRYWGTPLNIWVCEETGEQFAPHSIAELRARAIGDVPENLELHKPYVDDVKVMSSCGKYEMKRTPEVIDVWFDSGSMPFAQQHYPFENKEIFEQQYPADMICEGIDQTRGWFYSLLAVSTLLTGKAPYKAVMATGHVLDENGQKMSKSKGNVIDPWEVIEEYGTDAFRWALLSDSAPWNSKRFSKGIVGEAKSKMVDTLVNTHAFLTLYATIDGFDPQEHPFKLSSHNLDRWILSRLNSLILVVEKALAVNDYLNSSKAIEAFVDELSNWYIRRSRDRFWGSGLTEDKLDAYRTLTEVLVTTAKLVAPFTPMLAEDIYLNLTTGESVHMDDYPVANETLIDLDLEQDMETARRIVELARNVRNETGIKTRQPLSELIVSLDKGFDLASYEEIIKDEINVKTIRTEHDDADFVDFTLKLNLKVAGKKYGKNVGFLQNFFKGMSADETRKVVTENLLNVVSPEGEELQVTGEELLVEKQAKSGFASASGYGLTVALNTEITAELEQEGWVREVIRAVQDTRKKLDLPIEKRVRLTLDVDSALQEAIQAFDHVLRENVLVTEVTFGTNDSMQRIEAGGKAIGVYIEG
- a CDS encoding DivIVA domain-containing protein, which produces MPLTPLDIHNKEFSRRLRGYDEDEVNEFLDQVIKDYEGVIRENKELSNQLLSVQEKLDHFATIEETLSKTIIIAQEAADDVKNNAKKEAQLIVKEAEKNADRIVNESLSKSRKIALEVEELKKQASIYRARFRTLVEAQLELLTQDGWEALESREQEVRDREREMKEIY
- a CDS encoding YlmH family RNA-binding protein encodes the protein MSGEIYEHFSHEERDFVDKASDWVERAGKYHDMKLTDFLDPRQAFILQTLVNRRDDVQIRLDGGYETAERKRALIAPDYRYLDDEDMGMQVMSITSDDQKIKELEHGDYMGALLGLGMKRGKIGDIQVLEDGCHTVVASETGAFLSLQLNQVHRVHVFTELLALDQLKWSESKLETMDITVASLRLDGICADVYRLSRSKVLVPIKAGRCRVNWKVEEDPSKALKAGDVVSIQGFGRFKVMEQDGLTKKGRCRVKIGKFA
- a CDS encoding YggT family protein, with the protein product MVIVYILMSWLPNARESFIGEWLGKFVEPYLRPFRRFIPPLFGVLDISPIVALIVLQLALNGLISILRYFVY
- a CDS encoding cell division protein SepF, which encodes MGVMNKFMNFLGLQEEEEIVERERMAAQEEHDPDQQEAETSSLDKRRNQRGNNVVSIHSQKNVKVVLYEPRSYDEAQEIADHLRSHRTVVVNLQRVRQDQALRVIDFLSGTVYALGGGISKIGGNIFLCTPDTVEIQGSITEILADSEQDYNRMR
- a CDS encoding YggS family pyridoxal phosphate-dependent enzyme, with protein sequence MSLEERIQLVNQKIEAACQRSGRQREDVNVIAVTKYVSLETTGAVLDHGLEHIGENRWQDAQAKWEAFGQQGTWHFIGHLQTNKVKDVIGKFRYIHSLDRLSLAKELDKKAASLGIQVETLLQVNISGEESKYGLQPEQASSFLREISSFNNLKVIGLMTMAPHEEDPELTRPVFRGLRELRNHLNGQALTAEPLTELSMGMSNDFEVAIEEGATWVRLGSILVGKEEGSQWA
- the pgeF gene encoding peptidoglycan editing factor PgeF, translating into MEPFILDKEIRSGSQNSNWGPDPLLLYVEPWKLQFKHMKAGFTTRQGGVGSTPYASLNCAYHVGDDPANVLSNRKLVAEKLGFPLESWTCGEQVHGKHVAVITAEERGKGLLDRQSALQDTDGLVTNVPGVLLTSFYADCVPLYFYDPVQQAVGLAHAGWKGTVAGIAESMVEKMEQEYGSRRQDIHAAIGPSIGDCCYEVDEAVMQHVRVWLDHSSGNDEYKNSASNQVYRPATNGKTMLNLKECNRHIMMKAGILPDHIECTTWCTSCNPELFFSYRKENGITGRMASWIGLEER
- a CDS encoding YlmC/YmxH family sporulation protein; this encodes MKISDFQTKDVINITDGKRLGQISDLELDLKQGRIEAIVVPGYSRFMGLFGGGTDLIIPWRNIVKIGSDVILVKMDEMKENNYDERDREARLYDEQNGRVDRVERIERLNRNQRRTI